In Erpetoichthys calabaricus chromosome 4, fErpCal1.3, whole genome shotgun sequence, one genomic interval encodes:
- the LOC127527563 gene encoding zinc finger BED domain-containing protein 4-like — protein sequence MTDTELPKLHDSVKKHIHSLLQASSAFSFTTDIWTSSVSPVSLISLTSQWIDESFTPQRAILHAKQFRSSHTSKAIAHVFEEMLQTWGIPKTSVHVVLRDNAKNMIKAMNDAGLPSLPCVVHTLQLAVHEGLLAQRSIADAIAVGRKIVGHFKHSALAYSRLEDIQGQLNQPIKRLQQDVQTRWNSTYYMLQSLIEQKRVLGVHVSEHELPDYLTAHQWAIMEKTVAILAPFEELTKKVSSYDALASDVIPAVTVLVRLLNRETDEDHGVKTMKATLLAAVKKRFSDVETNPLYFISTILDPRYKDRFFSNNTAPEAKLHLKQELQMMSRAEAEGSRAEAAEPPAKLFLKAQASTSSSLDTVFEEIAKELDTYLGEAPSPREDSPLKYWGVNKIRFPTLAKMAQKYLSAPCSSVESERLFSSVSHIIFENRNRLTADNAEKLLFLKKNLPLTFSK from the exons atgactgacacagagctgcctaaactacacgactccgtgaaaaaacatatccacagcctactgcaagcctcctctgcgtttagtttcaccacggatatttggacaagcagtgttagccctgtgtcgctaattagcctaacctcccagtggatagacgagagtttcacgccgcaacgagccatattacatgcgaaacaattccgcAGCTCGCACACCAGCAaggctatagcgcatgtgtttgaggaaatgctccagacatggggtatacctaaaacatcagtacatgttgtgcttcgtgacaatgccaaaaacatgattaaagccATGAATGACGCAGGGCTCCCAAGTCTGCCGTGTGTCGTGCACACGCTCCAACTGGCTGTTCATGAGGGCTTATTAGCACAGAGGAGCATAGCTGATGCTATAGCAGTGGGGCGGAAAATAGTTGGGCATTTTAAACATTCCGCCTTAGCCTACTCCCGCCTCGAGGACATTCAGGGACAGCTCAACCAGCCAATAAAGAGACTGCAGCAGGACGTACAGACGCGCTGGAACAGCACGTATTACATGCTCCAGTCCCTCATTGAGCAAAAGCGAGTGCTGGGGGTGCATGTGTCCGAGCATGAACTCCCTGACTATCTCACCGCTCACCAATGGGCTATTATGGAGAAGACTGTTGCCATCCTCGCCCCCTTTGAGGAACTAACTAAAAAAGTGAGCAGCTACGACGCACTAGCCTCTGATGTCATCCCAGCTGTGACTGTGCTAGTGAGACttctaaacagagaaacagaCGAGGACCACGGCGTCAAGACAATGAAAGCAACCTTACTGGCAGCTGTCAAGAAGCGCTTCAGTGACGTCGAGACCAACCCACTGTACTTCATCTCCACCATACTTGACCCAAG GTATAAAGATCGCTTCTTCTCCAACAACACTGCTCCGGAGGCCAAGCTGCACCTGAAGCAGGAGCTGCAGATGATGTCCAGAGCTGAGGCAGAGGGGAGTCGGGCAGAAGCTGCAGAACCTCCTGCTAAACTGTTCCTCAAGGCCCAGGCCAGCACTAGCAGCAGTCTGGacactgtatttgaagaaatcGCTAAGGAGCTCGACACATACCTCGGAGAGGCACCAAGCCCTCGTGAAGACAGTCCTCTGAAGTACTGGGGTGTCAACAAAATCAGGTTCCCCACTTTGGCTAAAATGGCCCAGAAATACCTCTCAGCCCCATGTAGCAGTGTGGAAAGTGAAAGGCTTTTTAGCTCAGTGTCAcacattatttttgaaaacagaaacagGCTGACTGCTGATAATGCAGAAAAgctacttttcttaaaaaaaaacctgccacTCACTTTTTCTAAATAG